TGAAAAAGGCTAGAGAATTCTTTGATTTTGGCTATGAACAGGCCGTAAATGCTTTCAAAGATCATTCTGAACCTGGCTTTGCGCTCAGGTTGCGGGACAGCTACGAGCAGTTACTATCCCGTCTTGTGCACAAAAACCGCTGAGGCCTTTCGGATATTATTACTTTAGTTTGCTGATCTTGCGGAACAGATTGCCGGAATCCGCTTTCATCTTTAGCAGATATACTCCCGCGGGAAGTTGCTGTCCATTATCGTCACAGCCGTTCCAGTCAAGCTCCCATGTGCCTTGCTTTGAAGCACTTTTTTGCAACGAGCGCACTTTCTGTCCGCGCAGGTTAAAAACATCCAGACTCAGGTTTTGTTCGATCTTGCTGTTACATAATATTCTTATATTGCTGCCAAAAGGATTTGGGTTCGCGCTCAGGCTGATCTGTTCTGCAACCGGTGCCTGAAGGTCTTCATTGGCACTGGAAACCTGAATATTCCATACTGCATCAAAGGCTATGCTGTCCGAAGAGGCTATGTTGCAGCGTAAGGTATGATTCCCGCTCTCAAATGTGCGTTCGATCATAAAGGTATCGTCCGGTAGGAGTTCGTCGTTCAAAAACCAAGTGTAGCTGACAGTTGCTTCGTGTGTATAAGCTTGAGTGATGAACATTTGAGTTGTGTTTGTATCCAGTAATACCGGTTCATCCAAAACCGGAAAGAAATCCAGTAGATGCAGATCCAACATACGTAGTATAAAAATGTTTACCGGAGTAATGGGACGATTCGAAGAATTAGTGGGTACCGATCCAATAGCCATAACGTTTTCCAGACCTTCGATTATTCTCCCAAACACAGCGTATCCGCCGTCCAGATGCGGCTGAGGTGCCAAAGTTATGTAATATTGGCTACCTGCACTATTTGGTTCAGTGGTACGAGCCATCGCCAACACTCCGGCGCTATCGTGCAAAAGATCCGGGTGAAACTCATCCTGAATGTTGTAACCAGGACCACCGGTTCCGGTTCCATTGGGGCAACCGTCCTGGATCATGAAGCCTTCTATCACCCGATGGAAGATGAGATTATTGTAGAAACCATCATTGGCCAGATCGCGAAAGTTCAAAGCGGTGATGGGAACCAGCTCATCGTACAATTCCGCTGTGAAACTCCCCATCGAAGTGTGCCAGCGGGCAAAAATACGTGCTTGTGCCAATATCGGCATCAGTAAAATGGCTAAAACGCAAACCAATCTAATAGTCTTGTTCATAATATGTCTCCATGTTGTCTGGTTTATTGGCATCTTTTTACAGAAAACAACAAAGAACAAATTCAGTCAATCCTTTTTTTGGGGGCTGCTATTCTAGTGATTCAGAGAGGGATTTACTACAAGTACTGTGGCCAAAAGTTTTGGGAGTTTATCTCAGGAGATAGTAATCTATACTTGGACATTATCGAACCACTAGCCCAAGATGCCAAGTCAAGGTCTATCTCCTACCAAACGAAGCATGCAAACACATTGAATAAGCTAACGAAAGACTTTATCAACACCTTTTGTGACGAAGAAGGTAGGATAGACTGGGAGACACTTGTTCGGACAAATTCGTCATACGAGAAATAGATCATCCTACGGATCGATATTGCTTCAACTTCTTACATTACTATTGAGCATCTTCCGAAGAGTATCGAGAGATCGTTGACTCATCATTTCCCGCTTCAGCTTTTTATCCCGAATACCGTTTGTAAGGGCGGGAAGGATTCCAAAGTTCGCATTTACAGGCGAGAAATTACCCTTTTCTGGAATGGTGATTAGTCGTCTCCAGAGCTGACCCATGATGCTCTCTTCCGGCAGCATGGCGAGCTGATCAGCAATGATTCTGGTAGTCCATAAACCTGAGGCAATGCACTCCACATAGCCTTCCACTCCGCTTAGTTGCCCTGCAATCCATACATCTGGTCGCGCTTTCAAGCTGAGATCGGGATTCAGTATCTTAGGCGAATTCAGATAGGAATTGCGGTGAATGGAGCCATAGCGCAGGAAGGACGCATGTTGCAAACCCGGGATCAACCTGAAAATGCGCTTCTGTTCCGGGTAGCGCAGCATGGTTTGACATCCCACCAGATTGTAGGCTGTGAAGTCCTTGTTCTCTGCTCTTAGCTGCAATACAGCGTAGGCTTTATCTCCTGTGGCGGGATCTTCCAGACCCATGGGACGCATCACACCATGACGCAGTGTGTCCTTCCCTCTTCGGGCAAGCTCTTCGATTGGCATGCAGTTCTCATAGAAGCTGAATTTTTCGCCATTGAAGAATTCGTTTTCAAATTCATGAGCTTCGTGTTTTTCAGCAGCCAAAAGAGCGTTTACAAAATCCAGGTATTGTTCTTTGTTAAAAGCGCAATTCAGATAGTCGGCTTCCCCTTTGTCATAGCGAGCTTTGGCATATACTGTGTCCATATCGATGGAATCAGCATCAATGATTGGGGCAATGGCATCGAAGAAGAAGAGCTGATCTTCTCCAAGAAGGCTTTGCAGATGGCGCAT
This sequence is a window from Candidatus Cloacimonadota bacterium. Protein-coding genes within it:
- a CDS encoding peptidylprolyl isomerase, which produces MNKTIRLVCVLAILLMPILAQARIFARWHTSMGSFTAELYDELVPITALNFRDLANDGFYNNLIFHRVIEGFMIQDGCPNGTGTGGPGYNIQDEFHPDLLHDSAGVLAMARTTEPNSAGSQYYITLAPQPHLDGGYAVFGRIIEGLENVMAIGSVPTNSSNRPITPVNIFILRMLDLHLLDFFPVLDEPVLLDTNTTQMFITQAYTHEATVSYTWFLNDELLPDDTFMIERTFESGNHTLRCNIASSDSIAFDAVWNIQVSSANEDLQAPVAEQISLSANPNPFGSNIRILCNSKIEQNLSLDVFNLRGQKVRSLQKSASKQGTWELDWNGCDDNGQQLPAGVYLLKMKADSGNLFRKISKLK
- the trmFO gene encoding methylenetetrahydrofolate--tRNA-(uracil(54)-C(5))-methyltransferase (FADH(2)-oxidizing) TrmFO; this encodes MSQSISIIGAGLAGSEAALQLAASGFDVRLIEMRPKQRTEAHTGDLFAELVCSNSLKSVRLDTGAGLLKEELHLMGSILLEIAKQSKVPAGHALAVDRELFAQNVTRRIESEPNIHIIREEATELPSGKVIVATGPLTSNAMMRHLQSLLGEDQLFFFDAIAPIIDADSIDMDTVYAKARYDKGEADYLNCAFNKEQYLDFVNALLAAEKHEAHEFENEFFNGEKFSFYENCMPIEELARRGKDTLRHGVMRPMGLEDPATGDKAYAVLQLRAENKDFTAYNLVGCQTMLRYPEQKRIFRLIPGLQHASFLRYGSIHRNSYLNSPKILNPDLSLKARPDVWIAGQLSGVEGYVECIASGLWTTRIIADQLAMLPEESIMGQLWRRLITIPEKGNFSPVNANFGILPALTNGIRDKKLKREMMSQRSLDTLRKMLNSNVRS